In one Polaribacter sp. ALD11 genomic region, the following are encoded:
- a CDS encoding 5-(carboxyamino)imidazole ribonucleotide synthase, producing the protein MKNYYSSNFKLGILGGGQLGRMLLAETQKFDIHTSILESNKEAPCAEICNNFIVGDLLDFNAVYNFGKTVDLLTIEIENVNLDALDKLEDEGLTIFPKPKDLRIIQSKARQKNFYIDHQIPTAEFSHYAYLEELKHSYENNIIEFPFVWKAARFGYDGNGVKIVRNIQDLERLPNVECITEKLIPFKNELAVIVARNATGEVKTYPVVEMEFHPEANQVEYVICPARIPSKVAEKAREVALKVVSDLDFVGLLAVEMFQTEDDKILVNEVAPRPHNSGHYSIEASYTNQFEQHLRSILNLPLGNTDSKVAGIMVNLVGEEGFSGNVIYQNIEEILKIDGVTPHIYGKKETRPFRKMGHVTIVNSDIDIARKVAQKVKETIRVISK; encoded by the coding sequence GTGAAAAACTATTATTCTTCAAATTTTAAATTAGGTATTCTTGGTGGTGGTCAATTAGGAAGAATGCTTTTAGCAGAAACACAAAAATTCGACATCCACACTTCTATTCTAGAAAGCAATAAAGAGGCACCTTGTGCAGAAATTTGCAATAACTTTATAGTTGGAGATTTATTAGATTTTAATGCCGTTTATAACTTCGGAAAAACCGTTGATTTACTAACTATAGAAATAGAAAATGTAAATTTAGATGCGTTAGACAAATTGGAAGATGAAGGATTAACTATTTTCCCCAAACCAAAAGATTTACGAATTATTCAAAGTAAAGCAAGACAGAAAAACTTCTATATAGATCATCAAATTCCTACAGCAGAATTTTCTCATTACGCATATTTAGAAGAATTAAAACATTCTTACGAAAATAATATCATTGAATTTCCATTTGTATGGAAAGCTGCACGTTTTGGTTATGATGGTAACGGCGTAAAAATTGTTAGAAATATTCAAGATTTAGAACGTTTACCAAATGTAGAATGTATTACAGAAAAACTAATTCCTTTTAAAAATGAATTGGCTGTAATTGTTGCAAGAAATGCAACTGGTGAAGTAAAAACATACCCGGTTGTAGAAATGGAATTTCACCCAGAAGCAAACCAAGTAGAGTATGTAATTTGTCCTGCAAGAATACCTTCTAAAGTTGCAGAAAAAGCAAGAGAAGTTGCTTTAAAAGTAGTGAGCGATTTAGATTTTGTAGGTTTATTAGCTGTTGAAATGTTTCAGACAGAAGATGATAAAATTTTAGTAAATGAAGTGGCTCCTAGACCACACAATTCTGGGCATTATTCTATTGAGGCGAGTTACACCAATCAATTTGAACAACATTTAAGAAGTATTTTAAACCTTCCTTTAGGAAATACAGACAGTAAAGTTGCAGGAATTATGGTGAATTTAGTAGGTGAAGAAGGTTTTTCTGGCAATGTAATTTATCAGAATATAGAGGAAATTTTAAAGATTGATGGCGTTACTCCGCATATTTACGGAAAAAAAGAAACAAGACCATTTCGAAAAATGGGTCATGTTACTATTGTAAATTCAGATATTGATATTGCAAGAAAAGTTGCACAAAAGGTAAAAGAAACAATTAGAGTGATAAGCAAATAA
- a CDS encoding phosphoribosylaminoimidazole carboxylase — MFKTIGFLFFTLIFYSCEDNTRISSCFRNSIATVPLDLNNPQLNGVLTPTGSAKITGGMQGIILYNGATLGYKAFDRKCPKFDCNTPMSFDGQRLKCVCDDSEYSILTGEPLPQGTDACFAREYTVTRNGSSLRISN, encoded by the coding sequence ATGTTTAAAACAATCGGTTTTTTATTCTTTACCCTCATATTCTATTCATGCGAAGATAATACTAGAATTAGCTCTTGCTTTCGAAATTCAATAGCAACAGTTCCTTTAGATTTAAATAACCCACAATTAAATGGAGTATTAACACCTACAGGTTCTGCAAAAATAACAGGTGGCATGCAAGGAATTATTCTTTATAACGGAGCTACTTTAGGATACAAGGCATTTGACAGAAAATGTCCTAAATTCGATTGTAACACACCAATGTCTTTTGATGGACAGCGCTTAAAGTGTGTTTGTGATGACAGCGAATACAGTATTTTAACTGGAGAACCTTTACCACAAGGGACGGATGCTTGTTTTGCAAGAGAATACACAGTCACTCGAAACGGAAGTTCTTTAAGAATAAGTAATTAA
- the greA gene encoding transcription elongation factor GreA, producing MSEISYYSAEGLKKLREELVQLEQVERPRVTTEIADARDKGDLSENAEYHAAKEEQSHLEFKIAKLKNVISSARILDESQLDTSKVLIHSSVVIKNATNGMEFKYRLVADSETDVRNGKLSVNSPIGKGLLGKKVGDVAEIQVPSGIMKFEIVEISRE from the coding sequence ATGAGTGAGATATCATATTATTCTGCGGAAGGATTAAAAAAATTAAGAGAAGAATTAGTTCAGTTAGAACAAGTAGAAAGACCAAGAGTTACTACAGAAATTGCAGATGCAAGAGATAAAGGTGATTTAAGTGAAAATGCAGAATATCATGCAGCAAAAGAAGAGCAATCTCACTTAGAATTTAAGATAGCGAAGTTAAAGAATGTAATTTCTAGTGCACGTATTTTAGATGAAAGTCAATTAGATACATCTAAAGTTTTAATACACTCTAGTGTGGTAATTAAGAATGCTACAAACGGAATGGAGTTTAAATATAGATTGGTTGCAGATTCTGAAACTGATGTTAGAAATGGTAAATTATCTGTAAACTCGCCAATTGGTAAAGGTTTGTTGGGTAAAAAAGTGGGTGATGTTGCGGAGATTCAAGTTCCTAGCGGAATTATGAAGTTTGAAATTGTTGAAATTTCTAGAGAATAA